Proteins encoded by one window of Gemmatimonadota bacterium:
- a CDS encoding HAD family hydrolase, whose translation MTDRAPAVFLDRDGTLIEDPGHLADPAGVVLLPGVIDALHELTRLGYLRIIVTNQSGIGQGFFTEADFAAVQAELHRQLLVHGITIDAVYHCPHRREDSCDCRKPGTAMHRQATERFGIDLARSWCVGDRPGDLLPARTLGAQAILVLTGDGALHADEAGSLGFPVAADLRAAVALLTVPR comes from the coding sequence ATGACAGACCGCGCGCCGGCCGTCTTCCTCGATCGCGACGGCACCCTGATCGAGGACCCTGGCCATCTCGCCGATCCAGCGGGTGTGGTCCTCCTTCCCGGGGTCATCGACGCACTCCACGAGCTGACCCGTCTCGGCTACCTCCGCATCATCGTCACCAATCAGTCCGGGATCGGGCAGGGCTTCTTCACCGAGGCCGACTTCGCCGCGGTGCAGGCCGAACTCCACCGGCAGCTTCTCGTCCACGGCATCACCATCGACGCGGTGTACCACTGCCCACATCGGCGCGAGGACAGCTGCGACTGCCGCAAGCCAGGCACGGCGATGCACCGGCAAGCCACCGAACGCTTCGGCATTGACCTGGCGCGGTCCTGGTGCGTGGGAGACCGGCCCGGTGACCTCCTGCCGGCGCGGACCCTCGGCGCACAGGCCATCCTGGTCCTGACCGGCGATGGGGCACTCCACGCGGACGAGGCCGGCAGCCTCGGATTTCCGGTGGCTGCCGACCTCCGGGCCGCCGTCGCCCTGCTGACGGTGCCGCGCTGA
- a CDS encoding carboxypeptidase regulatory-like domain-containing protein, with protein MAPPPGGPADGTPPLLIGTIPDSVRMLDGFDGWVEFRFDEIISEGTQPNFGTGNGELERLVMLSPAPDSVIPRVQWKRNRLLVRPRDGWLPNTVYRIELAPGIRDIREPSNVSQQASVITLSTGGALPGRYLIGRAVDWGTQRPVPLALIEALLLPDSLPYRTLADSNGRFAFGPLPRGTFLVGAVVDQDRNRRRGPKESWDTVRVTAATDVVGEIWAFPRDSTPPRIQSAERVDSFTIGVVLTQTLDPRFALPADSIRVVQLPDSGTIGPLGALPQPAHDSLYRGRGGLTPVKAPDDTAAAKADSTPPDARPAAPPARRPVRGAPTAPPPDSVEQVRPPLTTRLMVRTAGVVQSATSYVVELHGVRTIGGGVATTLRIRVEGRKPVPSKADSLAATKDSTAKARPDSTSGRPTRR; from the coding sequence ATGGCCCCGCCCCCGGGCGGGCCGGCCGATGGTACGCCGCCGCTGCTGATCGGCACCATCCCCGACTCGGTGCGGATGCTCGACGGCTTCGATGGCTGGGTCGAGTTCAGGTTCGACGAGATCATCTCCGAGGGGACGCAGCCGAACTTCGGCACCGGCAACGGCGAACTCGAACGCCTGGTCATGCTCTCGCCGGCACCGGACAGCGTCATCCCGCGCGTACAGTGGAAGCGCAATCGCCTGCTGGTCCGCCCCCGCGACGGCTGGCTTCCCAATACCGTCTATCGCATCGAGTTGGCGCCCGGGATCCGCGACATCCGCGAACCCTCGAACGTGTCGCAACAGGCGTCGGTGATCACGCTCTCCACCGGTGGCGCGCTGCCCGGGCGGTACCTCATTGGGCGCGCCGTCGACTGGGGGACGCAGCGCCCCGTTCCGCTCGCGCTGATCGAGGCGTTGCTGCTGCCGGACTCCCTCCCCTATCGCACGCTCGCGGACTCCAATGGCCGTTTTGCATTCGGTCCGCTGCCGCGGGGCACCTTTCTCGTCGGGGCCGTCGTCGATCAGGATCGCAATCGTCGCCGCGGCCCGAAGGAGTCCTGGGACACCGTGCGCGTCACCGCCGCCACCGACGTGGTCGGCGAGATCTGGGCCTTTCCGCGCGACTCGACGCCGCCGCGCATTCAGTCGGCCGAGCGCGTCGACTCCTTCACGATCGGCGTGGTGCTCACGCAGACCCTTGACCCGCGCTTCGCGCTGCCGGCCGACTCGATCCGGGTGGTGCAACTCCCGGACTCCGGCACGATCGGGCCGCTCGGCGCGCTCCCGCAGCCCGCGCACGATTCGCTCTATCGCGGGCGCGGTGGTCTCACCCCCGTGAAGGCACCGGACGATACCGCGGCGGCCAAGGCCGACAGCACCCCGCCGGACGCGCGCCCCGCGGCGCCGCCGGCACGACGGCCCGTCCGTGGTGCGCCGACCGCACCGCCACCGGACAGCGTTGAGCAGGTGCGCCCGCCGCTCACGACGCGACTGATGGTGCGCACGGCGGGCGTGGTCCAGAGCGCGACCAGCTACGTGGTCGAACTCCACGGCGTCCGGACCATCGGCGGCGGGGTGGCGACGACGCTCCGGATTCGCGTCGAGGGACGGAAGCCCGTACCCAGCAAGGCGGATTCACTCGCCGCCACGAAGGACTCGACCGCCAAGGCGCGCCCCGACTCGACCAGCGGCCGGCCGACGCGCCGATGA
- a CDS encoding valine--tRNA ligase, with translation MTEPLAPQYDPRAIEGPLYQWWQDRGFYTVDANAPGEPYVIQIPPPNVTAVLHAGHGLNNTLQDVLIRFERMRGRKALWVPGTDHAGIATQNVVEKLLAKEGLTRFDVGREAFVTRVRGFVEETGGVILEQLKALGASCDWSRTYFTLDEDLSRAVREVFVTLHERGLIYRGKYIINWCPRCLTALSNEEAEKEETDGKIWHLRYPREDGQGFVTVATTRPETMLGDTAVAVHPTDPRYAALIGTQLRLPLADRLIPIVGDEAVEADFGSGAVKVTPAHDPTDFEIGKRHGLAQLDVMTDDAKMNDTVPERFRGLDRFEARKRVVAEFDALGLLEKVEAHRHAVGHCYRCDTVVEPRLSDQWFVKMQPLADPALQAYRDGRVSFLPERQGDNYAMWLENIRDWCISRQLWWGHRIPVWYCEAEGCRQTIVSRTDVEACTACGGAVRQDEDVLDTWFSSWLVPFSSLGWPEETDDLRAFYPGATLVTAPEILFFWVARMIMAGLAFRGEVPFRTVYLHGTVRDTQHRKMSKSLGNGIDPLEVIDRFGADALRYTMVSGMAVGTDLILDPADLDVSFAPGRNFANKLWNIGRFLLGHLEAGAAPLASIAERDLTLADRWILARAEATIREATLQYERYRLNDAAAAVYHFLWSDLADWYVEQVKPRLYGNAPGGETARAVAAHVFDQGLRLLHPVMPFITEALWQRLPNSAPDATISLAAWPLASDGRADAAALEEFGAAQAVIGAVRALRAEYAVAPGQTVSVTVSDASPVAARALAAEGETVRRLAKVETLTIGTAPDEPGGTIVLDDRTIVFVPLGDLVDIAKECARLGAEADKLDALVTAQETKLGNEQFVARAPAAIIDKEREKLVAWRAQAEALRAKRIALGCTD, from the coding sequence GTGACCGAACCGCTCGCCCCCCAATACGACCCACGCGCCATCGAGGGCCCGCTCTACCAGTGGTGGCAGGACCGCGGATTCTACACGGTCGACGCCAACGCTCCCGGTGAGCCGTACGTCATCCAGATCCCGCCGCCGAACGTGACCGCCGTGCTGCACGCCGGACACGGACTCAACAACACCCTGCAGGATGTGTTGATCCGTTTCGAGCGGATGCGTGGTCGCAAGGCACTCTGGGTGCCCGGCACCGACCACGCCGGCATCGCCACGCAGAACGTGGTGGAGAAGCTGCTCGCCAAGGAAGGACTGACCCGCTTCGATGTGGGTCGCGAGGCGTTTGTCACCCGCGTCCGCGGGTTTGTCGAAGAGACGGGTGGTGTGATCCTCGAGCAGCTCAAGGCGCTCGGCGCCAGCTGCGACTGGTCGCGCACCTACTTCACGCTCGACGAGGATCTCTCGCGCGCGGTCCGCGAGGTGTTCGTCACGCTGCACGAGCGCGGCCTGATCTATCGCGGCAAGTACATCATCAACTGGTGCCCCCGCTGCCTCACCGCCCTCTCGAACGAGGAGGCGGAGAAGGAAGAGACCGACGGCAAGATCTGGCACCTCCGCTACCCGCGCGAGGACGGTCAGGGCTTCGTCACCGTGGCGACCACCCGCCCCGAGACGATGCTCGGCGACACCGCGGTGGCCGTGCACCCGACCGACCCGCGCTACGCCGCGCTGATCGGCACCCAGCTGCGCCTGCCACTCGCCGACCGACTCATCCCGATCGTCGGCGACGAGGCGGTCGAGGCCGACTTCGGCTCGGGCGCCGTCAAGGTCACGCCCGCGCATGATCCGACCGACTTCGAGATCGGCAAGCGCCACGGCCTGGCCCAGCTCGACGTGATGACCGACGACGCGAAGATGAACGACACCGTCCCCGAACGCTTCCGGGGCCTCGATCGCTTTGAGGCGCGGAAGCGCGTGGTCGCCGAGTTCGACGCGCTCGGGCTGCTGGAGAAGGTGGAGGCGCATCGCCACGCCGTGGGCCATTGCTACCGCTGCGACACGGTGGTCGAGCCGCGCTTGTCGGACCAGTGGTTCGTGAAGATGCAGCCGCTCGCCGATCCGGCGCTGCAGGCGTACCGCGACGGCCGGGTGAGCTTCCTCCCCGAGCGCCAGGGCGACAACTACGCCATGTGGCTCGAGAACATCCGCGATTGGTGCATCTCGCGCCAGCTCTGGTGGGGCCATCGCATCCCGGTCTGGTACTGCGAGGCTGAAGGATGTCGACAGACCATCGTCTCGCGCACCGATGTCGAGGCGTGCACCGCCTGTGGCGGCGCCGTGCGGCAGGACGAGGATGTGCTCGACACCTGGTTCTCGTCGTGGCTGGTGCCATTCTCGTCGCTCGGCTGGCCCGAGGAGACGGACGATCTCCGCGCCTTCTACCCTGGCGCGACACTCGTCACGGCCCCGGAGATCCTCTTCTTCTGGGTGGCCCGGATGATCATGGCCGGCCTCGCCTTCCGCGGCGAGGTGCCGTTCCGCACCGTGTACCTGCACGGCACCGTGCGCGACACCCAGCATCGCAAGATGTCGAAGTCGCTGGGCAACGGCATCGACCCGCTCGAGGTGATCGATCGCTTCGGCGCCGACGCCCTCCGCTACACCATGGTGAGCGGGATGGCGGTGGGGACGGACCTGATTCTCGATCCGGCCGATCTCGACGTCTCGTTCGCGCCGGGCCGCAACTTCGCCAACAAGCTGTGGAACATCGGTCGTTTCCTCCTCGGACACCTCGAGGCCGGCGCCGCGCCGCTCGCGTCGATCGCGGAGCGTGATCTCACGCTCGCCGATCGCTGGATCCTTGCGCGCGCCGAGGCAACCATCCGCGAGGCGACGCTGCAGTACGAACGCTATCGGCTCAACGACGCGGCCGCCGCGGTGTACCACTTCCTCTGGAGTGACCTCGCGGACTGGTACGTCGAGCAGGTGAAGCCGCGCCTCTATGGCAACGCCCCCGGTGGCGAGACGGCACGCGCCGTCGCGGCCCACGTCTTCGATCAGGGCCTGCGCCTGCTGCACCCGGTGATGCCGTTCATCACCGAGGCACTCTGGCAGCGGCTCCCGAACTCAGCACCCGACGCGACCATCTCCCTCGCCGCCTGGCCGCTCGCGAGCGACGGCCGTGCGGATGCGGCCGCGCTCGAGGAGTTCGGCGCCGCGCAGGCCGTCATCGGCGCCGTGCGCGCGTTGCGCGCCGAGTATGCGGTGGCTCCGGGGCAGACCGTGTCGGTGACCGTGAGCGACGCGAGCCCGGTGGCCGCGCGTGCGCTCGCGGCCGAGGGCGAGACGGTACGCCGGCTGGCCAAGGTCGAGACGCTGACCATCGGCACCGCGCCGGATGAGCCGGGTGGGACCATCGTGCTCGACGACCGCACGATCGTGTTCGTGCCGCTCGGCGACCTGGTCGACATCGCGAAGGAGTGCGCGCGCCTCGGTGCCGAGGCCGACAAGCTTGATGCGCTGGTCACCGCACAGGAGACCAAGCTCGGCAACGAGCAGTTCGTCGCCCGCGCACCAGCGGCGATCATCGACAAGGAGCGCGAGAAGCTCGTCGCCTGGCGCGCCCAGGCGGAGGCGCTGCGCGCCAAGCGCATCGCACTCGGGTGCACGGACTGA
- the thrS gene encoding threonine--tRNA ligase, with protein MTAALDAPIRVTLPDGSIRELEAGTTGAALAAAIGAGLARAAVAIRVNGDIRDLGRPLVDGDQVAILTERDADALPVLRHSAAHILATAVRKIFPGAGIGFGPSIDEGFYYDFDVPRPFTPEDLEALEAAMAEVVAADYPFVREEVSREEANARFADDPLKLERISELGPDETITIYTDGPFVDLCRGPHVPSTAKLKHFKLLTGAGAYWRGDSSRQMLQRIYGTAYFKKDELAQHLFRLEESKKRDHRMLGKQLDLFMFHPFAPGAAFWTEKGTVIYNALNDYMRALQRDGYREIRTPLMYNKGLWEISGHWGKYKENMFLVLDNESNEHDFSLKPMNCPSHHLLYGSKKHSYRELPIRYVTYDVLHRNEVSGALSGLTRVRQFAQDDCHIYLMERQIQAEVHRLVQFILKYYETFGLKATLKFATRPEQRIGSDQLWDEAERALRHALEATGQSYELKPGDGAFYGPKIDFDVEDALGRKWQLGTIQLDYNAADRFDLSFVGEDNADHRPVVIHRAVNGSFERFIAILIEHFAGAFPLWLSPEQVRVVPISDAQRDAAEAVTATLRDAGIRATLDDRNETLNYRIRDGEMAKVPYLAVVGGREAESGAVAVRVRGAGNKQEVIALTEFTARLVEEVRTRTRSLGAPPLSSPAS; from the coding sequence ATGACCGCTGCTCTCGACGCCCCGATCCGCGTGACCCTCCCCGATGGCTCCATTCGCGAGCTCGAGGCGGGGACCACCGGCGCGGCGCTGGCCGCGGCGATCGGGGCCGGGCTGGCGCGGGCGGCGGTCGCGATCCGGGTCAATGGCGACATCCGCGACCTCGGCCGCCCGCTGGTGGACGGCGATCAAGTCGCGATCCTGACCGAACGCGATGCCGATGCCCTCCCGGTCCTGCGCCACTCGGCGGCCCACATTCTCGCGACCGCGGTGCGGAAGATCTTCCCCGGCGCCGGGATCGGATTCGGCCCGTCGATCGACGAGGGCTTCTACTACGACTTCGATGTGCCCCGGCCCTTCACGCCCGAGGACCTTGAGGCGCTCGAGGCGGCGATGGCCGAGGTCGTGGCGGCGGACTACCCCTTCGTGCGCGAGGAGGTCTCCCGCGAGGAGGCCAACGCCCGCTTCGCCGACGATCCGCTCAAGCTGGAACGGATCAGCGAGCTCGGCCCCGACGAGACGATCACCATCTACACCGATGGCCCGTTTGTCGACCTCTGCCGCGGGCCGCACGTGCCGAGCACGGCGAAGCTCAAGCACTTCAAGCTGCTCACGGGGGCCGGCGCCTACTGGCGCGGCGACTCGTCGCGGCAGATGCTGCAGCGGATCTACGGCACGGCCTACTTCAAGAAGGACGAGCTGGCGCAGCACCTCTTCCGGCTCGAAGAGTCGAAGAAGCGCGACCACCGGATGCTCGGCAAGCAGCTCGATCTCTTCATGTTCCACCCGTTCGCCCCGGGCGCGGCGTTCTGGACCGAGAAGGGGACGGTGATCTACAACGCGCTCAACGACTACATGCGCGCGCTGCAGCGGGATGGCTATCGGGAGATCCGCACACCCCTGATGTACAACAAGGGGCTGTGGGAAATCTCCGGGCACTGGGGGAAGTACAAGGAGAACATGTTCCTCGTCCTCGACAACGAGAGCAATGAGCATGACTTCTCGTTGAAGCCGATGAACTGTCCGTCGCACCACCTGCTCTACGGCAGCAAGAAGCACTCGTACCGGGAGCTGCCGATCCGCTACGTCACCTACGACGTGCTGCACCGGAACGAAGTCTCGGGCGCGCTCTCGGGCCTCACGCGCGTTCGGCAATTTGCGCAGGATGACTGCCACATCTACCTGATGGAGCGGCAGATCCAGGCCGAGGTGCACCGGCTGGTGCAGTTCATCCTCAAGTACTACGAGACCTTCGGCCTGAAGGCGACGCTGAAGTTCGCCACGCGGCCGGAGCAGCGGATCGGCTCGGACCAGCTCTGGGACGAGGCGGAGCGCGCGCTGCGCCACGCCCTCGAGGCCACCGGGCAGTCGTACGAGCTGAAGCCGGGCGACGGGGCATTCTACGGACCGAAGATCGACTTCGATGTCGAGGACGCCCTCGGCCGGAAGTGGCAGCTGGGCACGATTCAGCTCGACTACAACGCGGCCGATCGCTTCGACCTCTCGTTCGTCGGCGAGGACAACGCGGATCATCGGCCGGTGGTGATCCACCGCGCCGTGAACGGCTCGTTCGAGCGCTTCATCGCGATCCTGATCGAGCACTTCGCCGGGGCGTTCCCGCTCTGGCTGTCGCCGGAGCAGGTCCGGGTCGTGCCGATCAGCGACGCGCAGCGCGACGCCGCCGAAGCGGTGACGGCGACGCTGCGGGACGCCGGCATCCGCGCGACGCTGGACGACCGCAACGAGACGCTGAACTACCGGATTCGCGATGGCGAGATGGCGAAGGTGCCCTACCTCGCCGTGGTCGGCGGCCGGGAAGCGGAGAGCGGCGCCGTGGCGGTCCGGGTCCGCGGGGCGGGGAACAAGCAGGAGGTCATCGCGCTGACGGAGTTCACGGCGCGCCTGGTGGAGGAGGTGCGGACGAGGACGCGGAGCCTGGGCGCCCCCCCATTATCTTCCCCCGCGTCCTGA